A genomic region of Azoarcus sp. KH32C contains the following coding sequences:
- a CDS encoding sodium:solute symporter family protein — translation MSSQSNFTRRLRRYYSWYTVCFLAFVGSLALSERFGLSPGAIGHIFLFATIAIYAGIGVMSRTSDVSEYYVAGRRVPAFFNGMATAADWMSAASYIGLAGTLYFAGFEGLAFVTGWTGGFVLVALLLAPYLRKFGQYTIPDFLGTRYQGNAARVVGLMATVLASFVYLVAQIYGVGLITSRFVSVEFEIGLFVGLAGILVCSFLGGMRAVTWTQVAQYVILVTAYLVPVTIMSYKITGVPIAPVMYGQVLERLSAKENELIADPEEIEVRRQFGNRAKDYAAKVANLPQSLEEERRSLIERLNQLRLENAPARDIAHTERALRDLPKTAPQAKVVWERERDEALERAKPLRRHAEAHPGDTPQERENARNNFLALVFVMMVGTAALPHILVRYYTTPGVVEARKSVFWSLFFIFFLYVTAPAYAVFAKWEVYNNLIGSSIAMLPNWVVSWGKVGMVSIEDINGDGILQLAELSLNTDVIVLVTPEIAGLPYVISGLVAAGGLAAALSTADGLLLTISNALSHDFYFKVVNPGASTHRRLVISKSQLLVVAVVAAWVASMHPDNILLMVGLAFSIAAAAFFPALVLGIFWKRANRPGAVTGMIAGLAVTLVYMVRTHSFFGGSMEQAWYGISPISGGLFGVPVGFLTIIVVSLLTPPPPPEIQNLVDYVRYPRLPADDPNLLPEVRSPHN, via the coding sequence ATGAGTTCCCAATCGAATTTCACTCGCCGGCTGCGCCGTTACTACAGCTGGTACACAGTCTGCTTCCTGGCCTTCGTCGGCTCGCTCGCCTTGAGTGAGCGCTTCGGACTCTCGCCCGGGGCAATCGGCCACATCTTCCTGTTTGCGACGATCGCCATCTACGCCGGCATCGGCGTCATGAGCCGCACCTCCGACGTCTCGGAATACTACGTCGCCGGCCGTCGCGTGCCTGCCTTCTTCAACGGCATGGCGACGGCGGCGGACTGGATGAGCGCCGCGTCCTACATCGGCCTCGCGGGCACGCTCTACTTTGCCGGTTTCGAAGGCCTCGCCTTCGTCACCGGCTGGACGGGGGGCTTCGTGCTTGTGGCCTTGCTGCTCGCGCCCTACCTGCGCAAGTTCGGCCAGTACACGATTCCCGATTTTCTCGGTACGCGCTACCAGGGCAACGCAGCACGCGTGGTCGGCCTGATGGCGACGGTGCTCGCGAGTTTCGTGTATCTCGTCGCACAGATCTACGGCGTCGGCCTGATCACCAGCCGCTTCGTCAGCGTGGAGTTCGAGATCGGCTTGTTCGTCGGGCTGGCGGGCATCCTCGTGTGCTCCTTCCTCGGTGGCATGCGTGCGGTGACCTGGACCCAGGTTGCCCAGTACGTGATCCTCGTGACGGCCTACCTCGTGCCGGTGACGATCATGTCCTACAAGATCACCGGCGTGCCGATTGCGCCGGTGATGTACGGGCAGGTGCTGGAGCGGCTGTCGGCGAAGGAGAACGAGCTGATTGCGGACCCGGAAGAAATCGAAGTGCGCCGCCAGTTCGGAAACCGCGCAAAGGATTACGCCGCGAAAGTCGCGAACCTGCCGCAGTCGCTTGAAGAGGAGCGGCGCTCGCTGATCGAACGGCTCAATCAGCTGCGGCTCGAAAACGCGCCGGCACGCGATATCGCACATACCGAAAGGGCGTTGCGCGACTTGCCCAAGACCGCTCCGCAGGCGAAGGTCGTCTGGGAGCGTGAGCGGGACGAAGCGCTCGAACGCGCCAAGCCCTTGCGGCGCCACGCCGAGGCCCATCCAGGCGATACGCCGCAGGAACGCGAGAATGCGCGCAACAACTTCCTCGCGCTGGTCTTCGTGATGATGGTCGGGACGGCCGCGCTGCCGCACATCCTCGTGCGCTACTACACCACGCCGGGGGTCGTGGAGGCGCGGAAGTCGGTGTTCTGGTCGCTGTTCTTCATCTTCTTCCTCTACGTCACCGCCCCGGCCTATGCCGTGTTCGCCAAGTGGGAGGTGTACAACAACCTCATCGGGTCGAGCATCGCGATGCTTCCGAACTGGGTGGTTTCGTGGGGCAAGGTCGGGATGGTGTCGATCGAGGACATCAATGGCGACGGCATCCTGCAGTTGGCCGAACTCAGCCTGAATACCGACGTGATCGTGCTTGTCACGCCCGAGATCGCCGGACTGCCGTACGTCATCTCCGGCCTTGTCGCGGCGGGTGGGCTCGCTGCGGCGCTATCGACGGCCGATGGCCTGTTGCTGACCATCTCAAATGCGCTGTCACACGATTTCTATTTCAAGGTCGTCAATCCGGGCGCGAGCACCCATCGCCGCCTCGTGATCTCGAAGTCGCAGCTGCTGGTCGTCGCGGTTGTCGCCGCCTGGGTCGCCTCCATGCACCCGGACAACATCCTGCTGATGGTCGGCCTCGCGTTCTCGATCGCGGCCGCGGCGTTCTTCCCTGCGCTGGTGTTGGGCATCTTCTGGAAGCGCGCGAATCGCCCGGGCGCCGTGACCGGGATGATCGCCGGCCTCGCCGTGACCTTGGTCTACATGGTCCGCACGCACAGCTTCTTCGGCGGTTCGATGGAGCAGGCCTGGTACGGCATCAGCCCGATTTCGGGCGGCCTGTTCGGTGTGCCGGTGGGCTTCCTGACGA